AAATTTCGCTATATCTTCGGTAAAAACAACTAAAGTTACCTGTGTGACACATAGGACCCATAGGCTTTACCAAAACAAGTACAGCATCCTCATCACAATCAATCTTAATATCAACAACAATTTGCAAATTTCCACTAGTTTCACCTTTCAACCACAACTTTTTTCTAGATGTTGACCAAAGGTGAAGATATCCTGTTGTAACTGTTTTTATCAAAGCTTCTCTATTCATAAATGCAACTGATAAAACCTCTTTTGTTTTATAGTCTTGCACAACAGCTATTACAGTATTATCCTCATGTCTAAACTTCAATTTATTAGCTAGTTTCTCTGCCTCTTCAATACTAAGTCTCATGTTTTCAACCACTTGGCTATTCTCTTAAGAAATTCAATACCATTTTTACTACTTTTCTCTGGATGAAACTGTACACCTATAACTCTATCCTTTAATATCATTGAAGGAATTATAGCAGAGCCATATTCGCTAATGAAACATATATTGTTATACTCATCAATGTAAGCTGTGTAGCTATGCATAAAGTACATGTATTTTCCATCGAAATCGAGAAATGGTCTGCATTTCTCATTATTCACATACCTTATTTTATCCCAGCCTATGCGAGGCAACTTTGAATTTGTTTTAATTTTGTCTATATAGCCTTTAAACCATCCCAAGCCCTTATTTTTTTCTCCACCTTCCAGGCCATACTCGAACATTACCTGCATTCCTATGCAAATACCTAAGAATGCTACACCACTTTTCTTAAGCTCATTTATAACATCAACATATCTTGTCATATATGTTGAAACAGCCTTGAAAGTACCAACACCTGGAAAAACAATTATATCAGCATGTCTTTTAGGCTCGAGCTCTATGGAAACTTCGAATCCTACTTTCTTCAATGCATTGTATATGCTATATATGTTTCCAACACCATAATTTATTACTACTGCCTTCATTTTTTCATCCTCGCCTCAAGCTCCGTACAAACATCATCTATAGAAACGTTGTTTATAGCCATGAATACTAGCATGTGGTATATAAGATCTGCTAATTCTTCAACAATCCTTTTCCTATCTTCCGATAGAGATGCCACTATTGCTTCTACAGCTTCTTCTCCAAGCTTTCTAGCAACATAGCCTCTGCCTTTACTAGCCAGTTGAGCAGTATAGCTTCCAACAGGTTTCTTCTCTAACCTGTCTAATATGATTTTGTATAGTTTTTCAATTGTTTCACACATGTCTCATCACAATACTTTTTGCATGAAAATCAAAACCCTCATACCTGGCCAGAGTTTCTGCAGCTCTTAGAATCTTTTTATCAATGTTTTTATCATCAAATAAAATAGCTATTGGCTTAAGAAAATCATAAACTGTTAAAGCTCCTCTAACTCGTGACCATCTATTCGTTGGTAGAATGTGATTAGGACCTATATAATCTATTAGTGCTGGTGGAGAGGTTCCAGCAGAAATAGCACCTGCATTATCAATACTACTAAGAACCTTGTATGCCTCATTTATATGCAGAGATAGATGCTCTGGCGCAAGTTCATTCGCAATTGCAAGTGCTTCTTCAAGTGATTCAACAACATGTATATAGAAAGTCCCTTTAGAATCTTTAATCAAATTTTCAACAGCTAATGCTAGTTTCTGCGATGTTGTTATAAGCACTATTGGGCTTTCTAAACCATGTTCAGATTGTGCCATCATGTCTAAGGCAACTTGATTTGGATCGGCAGATTCATCAGCAATAATAACAAGTTCTGTAGGACCCTCAACACCATCTATTCCAACAACATCTCTAACTATTATTTTTGCTGCTTGAACATATATGTTTCCGGGTCCAACAATCTTGTCTACTTTCTTTACGGTTTCAGTGCCATAAGCCATAGCAGCTATTATTTGAGCTCCACCAACTCTGTAAATGCTTTGAGCATTTATCAACTGAGAAACGTATATTATGGCAGGATCTACGCAACCAATTTTATTTGGGGGCGAAGCAACATATATTCTATGTACCTTTGCTACTTGAGCTGGAACACCAGCCATTAAAAGAGTTGATGGATAGGGCTTTCTACCTCCTGGAACATATATTCCGACACTACCAATAGGTTTCCACATTATCCCTAGCTTTACACCACCTAATTCTACCTGAAAATCCCTTGGCTTAAACTCTTCATAAAATTTTGTGAGAAGCTCATATACCGTATCTATAGCGTTTTTTACTTCATTATCTAAACCTTCAAGGCATTTAATCTTTGCATCAGAGCCTAATTCAACACTATCAATGTCAACTCCATCAAATTTCTTTGTGTACTCAATTAATGCTGTATCACCTCTCCTCCTAACATCATCCACTATCTGCCTAACATAACTTAAAACACTACTAACATCGTACTGACTTTGCTTTGGAATACCATGAACAACAGTCATAGTCTCACCTCAACACCTTTTCCATGAAGATACATTTTCAAGTCCCTAATTCTTATAACACCATCGTGAAAAACTCCTGCAGCCAAAGCAGCATCGGCTTTACCAATTGTTAAAACCTCGTAGAAATGCTCCATGACTCCAGCACCACCACTAGCTATAACGGGTATTGAAACAGCTTCTGCTACTTGCTTTGTCAACTCTATTTCGTAGCCGATACGAGTTCCATCTCTATCTATACTTGTTAATAGAATTTCTCCAGCACCTAGTCTTTCAACAGTTTTTGCCCATTCAATAGCATCTAGACCGGTATTGACAGTAGCTGATTTTGTAAATACTAAGTATTTATTTCCAATCTTCTTAGCATCAATAGCTACAACTATTGATTGCGAACCAAATTCGCTGCTAGCTTTAGTTATTAAAGATGGGTTCTCAACTGCAGCAGTATTAATGCTTACTTTGTCAGCTCCACTTGAAAGAGCTTTTGAGATATCATCTAGCGATTTTATGCCTCCACCAACAGTAAGAGGAATTGTTAAAACACTTGCAGTATCTTTAACAACTTTGAATAAGGTTTCCCTATTCTCAAGAGATGCTGAAATATCAAGAAAAACTATTTCATCTGCGCCTTCCTCTTCATATCTTGATGCAAGTTCAACAGGATCTCCCTTATCCCTTAAATTAATGAAGTTAACTCCTTTCACAACTCTACCATTTTTAACATCTAGACATGGTATAATTCTCTTAATCACTTCAAAACACCCTTTAAACTCTTTATAGAGCCTCCAACCACTCTCGTTGCATCATATAAGGCTATGCCAAGACCCTTAAAAATAGCTTCAACAACATGATGATCATTAAGCCCCTTTAACTTAATAACATGAATTGTTATTCCAGATCTCTTGGCCAGGGAATCTATAAAGTGACTAACATTTTCTAGTGACAGCCCTCCAATAGCTTCTCTAGTAAAGTTTAGCTCTATAAAGGATCCACCTCTACCAGAGATATCAACAGCTATAAGTATTAGGGCATCATCCATTGGTATTATTTGATGTGAAAACCTTTTCACACCTACTCTATCACCTAAACACTTATCTAGTGCGTTACCAATTGTAATAGCTGTGTCTTCCACAATGTGATGATCATCAACACGTTTTTTCTCCTCAGTCAAGATACTTGCCCTTGAATTCATATATACAAACATTGTTTCAAGCATGTGGT
Above is a genomic segment from Ignisphaera cupida containing:
- the hisI gene encoding phosphoribosyl-AMP cyclohydrolase, which codes for MRLSIEEAEKLANKLKFRHEDNTVIAVVQDYKTKEVLSVAFMNREALIKTVTTGYLHLWSTSRKKLWLKGETSGNLQIVVDIKIDCDEDAVLVLVKPMGPMCHTGNFSCFYRRYSEIL
- the hisH gene encoding imidazole glycerol phosphate synthase subunit HisH; translated protein: MKAVVINYGVGNIYSIYNALKKVGFEVSIELEPKRHADIIVFPGVGTFKAVSTYMTRYVDVINELKKSGVAFLGICIGMQVMFEYGLEGGEKNKGLGWFKGYIDKIKTNSKLPRIGWDKIRYVNNEKCRPFLDFDGKYMYFMHSYTAYIDEYNNICFISEYGSAIIPSMILKDRVIGVQFHPEKSSKNGIEFLKRIAKWLKT
- the hisE gene encoding phosphoribosyl-ATP diphosphatase, with the protein product MCETIEKLYKIILDRLEKKPVGSYTAQLASKGRGYVARKLGEEAVEAIVASLSEDRKRIVEELADLIYHMLVFMAINNVSIDDVCTELEARMKK
- the hisD gene encoding histidinol dehydrogenase; this encodes MTVVHGIPKQSQYDVSSVLSYVRQIVDDVRRRGDTALIEYTKKFDGVDIDSVELGSDAKIKCLEGLDNEVKNAIDTVYELLTKFYEEFKPRDFQVELGGVKLGIMWKPIGSVGIYVPGGRKPYPSTLLMAGVPAQVAKVHRIYVASPPNKIGCVDPAIIYVSQLINAQSIYRVGGAQIIAAMAYGTETVKKVDKIVGPGNIYVQAAKIIVRDVVGIDGVEGPTELVIIADESADPNQVALDMMAQSEHGLESPIVLITTSQKLALAVENLIKDSKGTFYIHVVESLEEALAIANELAPEHLSLHINEAYKVLSSIDNAGAISAGTSPPALIDYIGPNHILPTNRWSRVRGALTVYDFLKPIAILFDDKNIDKKILRAAETLARYEGFDFHAKSIVMRHV
- the hisF gene encoding imidazole glycerol phosphate synthase subunit HisF, yielding MIKRIIPCLDVKNGRVVKGVNFINLRDKGDPVELASRYEEEGADEIVFLDISASLENRETLFKVVKDTASVLTIPLTVGGGIKSLDDISKALSSGADKVSINTAAVENPSLITKASSEFGSQSIVVAIDAKKIGNKYLVFTKSATVNTGLDAIEWAKTVERLGAGEILLTSIDRDGTRIGYEIELTKQVAEAVSIPVIASGGAGVMEHFYEVLTIGKADAALAAGVFHDGVIRIRDLKMYLHGKGVEVRL
- the hisBd gene encoding imidazoleglycerol-phosphate dehydratase, translated to MSRVCKDVRETKETKVLVEFNLDEPGDVEVSTPIPFFNHMLETMFVYMNSRASILTEEKKRVDDHHIVEDTAITIGNALDKCLGDRVGVKRFSHQIIPMDDALILIAVDISGRGGSFIELNFTREAIGGLSLENVSHFIDSLAKRSGITIHVIKLKGLNDHHVVEAIFKGLGIALYDATRVVGGSIKSLKGVLK